Part of the Staphylococcus succinus genome, TTGCTGGTGAATATTCCCAATTCCTTTAGGATTTTTTCTAAAGAAAAAATAGAGACTTAATAAAATTTGGATCAATTATAAGAGAACATAGAATGAATTTATCTTTAAAAAAAGATACAAGGAGTTATTTCTTAGATGATCGAGTAAGACAAGGATTAATAGAATATGAAGATCTATCTGTAAAGACTTTAACTAATATTGAAAATGGATATAATTTACCTAGTTTATCAACTTTGAAAATATTATCAACTGCTCTAGAAATTGACTTCTTTCAAATATTAGCA contains:
- a CDS encoding helix-turn-helix domain-containing protein, with protein sequence MNLSLKKDTRSYFLDDRVRQGLIEYEDLSVKTLTNIENGYNLPSLSTLKILSTALEIDFFQILAEVYDYIPRQ